The following proteins are encoded in a genomic region of Populus trichocarpa isolate Nisqually-1 chromosome 13, P.trichocarpa_v4.1, whole genome shotgun sequence:
- the LOC18104304 gene encoding uncharacterized protein LOC18104304 isoform X4 yields MFETVQEIAVCIHRFHNLDLFQQGWYQIKISMRWEDRGYTSLATPARVVQYEAPDLGGENIYGIWKIDDTDNSFLTQPFRIKYARQDIRLSIMISFTLPLGENEGPSTSAVILKFELMQAPITENMVMAYPNASSVSVHEFRIPPKALLGLHSYCPVHFDAFHYVLVDASVHTSLMTAGSFMKVPSGSYGQDVAGKISDGISQALGEVASLDTKKIMLVKALLVSRDALLEELQKISKGIGHAIDLSDFISNMDDMRMFDSIMQENLGTADGEVSGQGKPHNGLEKANGTADFQSDNLPHISTKAVVVNIFHSLGAQLSYLWKIFLQFHRANKITILEFLRDVWTKDRRAEWSIWMVYSKVDMPHQYISSGTDDSFYHGHRRSSSVLNPAQSAATRADLHRRSIAQMRVSITPTLNDLLQSSCSLVLHRVGIVSMQINNRSIQDMYIFGDPLRIPIMIVERVANAPRRTLSENSYFRNLELVDSHSLHGGPGAEAEAEAGKKQSGGVLPKNGRELKAVIFVHGFQGHHLDLRLVRNQWLLIDPKMEFLMSEANEDKTSGDFREMGLRLAQEVISFLKKKMDRVSRSGFLRDIKLSFVGHSLGNIIIRTALAESIMEPYLRYLHTYVSISGPHLGYLYSSNSLFNSGMWLLKKLKGTRCIHQLMFTDDPNLQNTFLYKLCERKTLENFRHIVLLSSPQN; encoded by the exons ATGGTATCAAATAAAGATCAGCATGAGATGGGAAGATAGAGGGTATACGTCTTTAGCAACCCCTGCAAGGGTTGTTCAATATGAAG CTCCTGATCTGGGTGGTGAAAACATATATGGGATATGGAAGATTGATGATACAGATAATAGTTTCTTGACACAGCCTTTTCGGATTAAATATGCAAGACAAGATATTCGTTTATCTATCATGATCTCGTTCACTCTACCTCTCGGTGAAAATGAG GGTCCATCCACCTCTGctgttattttgaaatttgagctTATGCAAGCTCCCATAACAGAGAACAT GGTTATGGCTTATCCGAATGCTTCTTCTGTTTCGGTCCATGAATTTCGAATTCCTCCTAAAGCTCTTCTGGGATTGCATTCATATTGCCCTGTACACTTTGATGCATTTCATTATGTGTTAGTTGATGCAAGCGTGCACACCAGTCTAATGACAGCTGGTTCTTTCATGAAGGTACCCAG TGGTTCTTATGGTCAAGATGTTGCTGGCAAAATTAGTGATGGAATCAGCCAA GCATTAGGTGAAGTGGCTTCTTTAGATACAAAAAAGATCATGCTTGTTAAAGCATTGTTGGTTTCCCGTGATGCATTGCTTGAAGAGCTACAAAAAATCAGCAAAGGCATTGGACATGCTATTGATTTATCTGATTTTATTTCCAATATGGATGATATGAGGATGTTTGATTCTATCATGCAAGAAAATCTGGGTACTGCAGATGGTGAAGTTTCAGGACAAGGAAAGCCACATAATGGTCTTGAG AAAGCAAATGGCACTGCAGATTTTCAAAGTGATAATTTGCCCCACATTTCAACGAAGGCTGTTGTTGTAAACATTTTTCATTCGTTGGGTGCTCAACTATCGTATTTATGGAAGATTTTTTTGCAGTTCCACAG ggcaaacaaaataacaatactGGAGTTTCTGCGTGATGTGTGGACTAAAGATCGACGAGCTGAGTGGTCAATATGGATGGTGTACTCTAAGGTCGATATGCCTCATCAGTACATAAGCAGTGGAACTGATGATTCCTTCTATCATGGCCATAGAAGATCTTCAAGTGTGTTGAat CCTGCCCAGAGTGCAGCTACACGTGCTGACCTTCATCGGCGAAGTATTGCCCAAATGAGGGTGAGTATTACTCCCACTTTGAATGATTTGTTACAGTCGTCTTGTTCTTTGGTGTTACACAGGGTTGGTATTGTTTCCATGCAGATTAATAATCGGTCAATTCAAGACATGTACATATTTGGGGATCCACTACGAATTCCTATCATGATCGTGGAACGTGTAGCTAATGCTCCACGGCGTACTCTCAGTGAAAATTCTTACTTTAGAAATTTGGAACTGGTAGATTCACATAGCTTGCACGGTGGACCTGGCGCCGAAGCTGAAGCTGAAGCTGGTAAGAAGCAATCTGGCGGTGTGCTACCAAAAAATGGTCGTGAATTGAAGGCTGTCATCTTTGTGCATGGGTTTCAG GGACACCATCTGGATTTACGCCTTGTTCGCAATCAGTGGCTTTTGATAGACCCCAAGATGGAGTTCCTAATGTCAGAGGCAAATGAAGACAAAACATCTGGAGACTTCAGAGAAATGGGACTAAGGCTGGCACAGGAAGTGATCTCTttccttaaaaagaaaatggatagaGTTTCAAGATCTGGTTTCTTAAGGGATATCAAGCTTAGCTTTGTTGGGCATTCTCTTGGAAATATCATCATAAGAACAGCATTAGCAG AGAGCATAATGGAACCATACCTAAGATACCTTCACACATATGTTTCTATATCTGGGCCACATTTGGGGTATCTCTACAGCTCAAACTCTTTGTTTAACTCTGGGATGTGGCTTTTGAAAAAACTTAAGGGAACGCGGTGCATTCATCAGCTTATGTTCACAGATGACCCAAATCTACAAAACACTTTCTTGTACAAACTCTGTGAG CGGAAGACATTGGAGAATTTCAGGCATATAGTACTGCTATCTTCACCCCAG